One stretch of Chryseobacterium fluminis DNA includes these proteins:
- a CDS encoding glutamine--tRNA ligase/YqeY domain fusion protein, with protein sequence MEEEKKSLNFIEQIIEDDLANGLKKDQIRFRFPPEPNGYLHVGHTKAICINFGLGEKYNAPVNLRFDDTNPEKEEQEFVDSIMKDVEWLGFKWDKVLYASDYFQQLYDWAVQLIKEGKAYVDEQPSEVITEQRKNPTEPGVESPYRNRPVEESLDLFERMKNGEFEEGAMSLRAKIDMESPNMNMRDPVMYRILKRPHHRTGTDWKIYPMYDWAHGESDYLEQVSHSLCSLEFENHRPLYNWYLEQVYDESKIAPKQREFARMNVSYMITSKRKLQRLIAENVVNGWDDPRMPTISGMRRKGFTANAIRNFIDKVGVAKRENLIEIQLLDFCVREDLNKVAKRVMAVVDPIRLVIENYPEGQEEWLDTENNPEQDNAGTRQVPFSRELYIEREDFKEEAGNKFFRLKLGGEVRLKSAYIIKGDRVEKDENGEITTIYATYDEKSKSGSGTEESLRKVKGTIHWVSAKHAIPVEIRNYEKLFTVEQPDAEKDVDFLNFINPESVTTIKGFAEPGLKDVAVGEPLQFQRIGYFTKDQDSTDRNFVFNRTVTLKDSYKPE encoded by the coding sequence ATGGAAGAAGAAAAAAAATCACTCAATTTTATTGAGCAAATTATCGAAGATGATTTGGCAAACGGTCTGAAAAAAGATCAGATCCGTTTCCGTTTTCCACCTGAGCCGAACGGTTATCTGCATGTAGGTCATACAAAAGCGATCTGCATCAATTTCGGTTTGGGTGAAAAATACAATGCTCCCGTAAACCTTCGTTTCGACGATACGAATCCTGAGAAAGAAGAGCAGGAATTCGTAGATTCTATCATGAAAGACGTTGAATGGTTAGGTTTTAAGTGGGATAAAGTATTGTACGCATCCGATTACTTCCAGCAGCTTTATGATTGGGCCGTTCAGCTTATTAAAGAAGGAAAAGCATATGTAGATGAGCAACCTTCTGAAGTGATTACCGAACAGAGAAAAAATCCTACGGAACCGGGTGTGGAATCTCCATACAGAAATCGCCCTGTAGAAGAGTCTCTGGACTTATTTGAGAGAATGAAAAACGGTGAGTTTGAGGAAGGGGCAATGTCTCTTCGTGCAAAAATCGATATGGAATCACCCAACATGAATATGCGTGACCCTGTGATGTACAGAATTCTGAAAAGACCTCACCACAGGACCGGCACAGACTGGAAAATTTATCCGATGTACGACTGGGCACACGGTGAATCCGATTATCTGGAGCAGGTTTCGCACTCATTATGCTCATTAGAATTTGAAAATCACAGACCGCTTTACAACTGGTATCTGGAGCAGGTTTATGATGAATCTAAGATAGCGCCGAAGCAGAGGGAATTTGCCAGGATGAATGTTTCTTATATGATTACTTCCAAAAGAAAACTGCAAAGGCTTATTGCCGAAAATGTAGTCAACGGTTGGGATGATCCGAGAATGCCTACCATCTCTGGGATGAGGAGAAAAGGTTTCACGGCCAATGCCATCAGAAACTTTATTGATAAAGTGGGCGTGGCAAAAAGAGAGAATCTAATTGAAATTCAGTTATTGGACTTCTGTGTTCGTGAAGATTTAAACAAGGTGGCCAAGAGAGTAATGGCGGTGGTAGATCCGATCAGGCTGGTGATCGAAAACTATCCTGAAGGACAGGAAGAGTGGCTGGATACTGAAAATAATCCTGAGCAGGACAATGCAGGAACGAGACAGGTACCTTTCTCAAGAGAATTATATATCGAGCGTGAAGATTTCAAAGAAGAAGCGGGCAACAAGTTTTTCAGGCTGAAATTAGGCGGCGAGGTCCGTCTGAAGTCTGCCTACATCATTAAAGGAGATAGGGTAGAGAAGGATGAAAATGGAGAGATCACTACGATTTATGCCACCTATGATGAAAAATCAAAGTCCGGAAGCGGAACTGAGGAAAGTCTTAGAAAAGTAAAAGGTACGATCCACTGGGTGTCGGCTAAGCACGCTATTCCTGTGGAAATCAGAAATTACGAGAAATTATTCACCGTAGAACAGCCTGATGCCGAGAAAGATGTAGACTTCTTAAACTTCATTAATCCTGAATCTGTGACGACCATTAAGGGGTTTGCTGAGCCGGGCTTAAAGGATGTTGCAGTTGGGGAGCCTCTGCAGTTTCAGAGAATTGGCTATTTCACGAAAGATCAGGATTCTACAGATAGAAATTTTGTATTCAACAGAACTGTGACCTTAAAAGACTCTTATAAGCCGGAGTAG
- a CDS encoding MFS transporter: MKIINIYTNSFKGLSQESWMLALVMLINRAGSMVLPFLGVYMTDHLHFSIENTGVVLSFFGIGSVLGSWIGGMITDKIGEYKVQYLSLLLSVPLFCLIPVFKTEVGVAAIILAQSIISETFRPANSVAITKYAKPENITRAFSLNRMAVNLGFSIGPALGGILSAISYEFLFFSNAFAALSAGLIYIWFFAKRNRLAKVKAKKVKEAIVIKKENSPYRDGKFLIYCFLCMLFSICFFQLFSTLTIFYKDTARLSQQNIGYILGYSGFLIVLLEMGFVQIAEKYFSLAVTMLLGTFICGLSYAMLAFDYSMITLVISMTVLCIGEIWTLPFMSTITALRSGKNNKGAYMGLNGISFSVAFIVTPYLGTMLAERFGFNALWIGTGILASLVAVALYFTVPWMLGDKKDRV, translated from the coding sequence ATGAAAATAATAAACATATATACCAACTCATTCAAAGGACTTTCACAGGAAAGCTGGATGCTCGCGCTGGTGATGCTCATTAACCGTGCTGGATCCATGGTGCTGCCGTTTTTAGGCGTTTATATGACAGACCACCTGCATTTCAGCATTGAAAACACGGGCGTTGTCCTGAGTTTTTTCGGGATCGGTTCCGTATTGGGATCATGGATAGGCGGAATGATTACAGATAAAATAGGAGAATATAAAGTGCAGTACCTCAGTTTATTGCTCAGTGTTCCTTTGTTCTGTCTGATTCCCGTTTTTAAAACAGAAGTTGGTGTCGCCGCGATTATTTTAGCACAGAGTATTATTAGCGAGACGTTCCGTCCCGCCAACTCGGTTGCGATCACAAAATATGCAAAACCGGAAAATATTACCCGCGCGTTTTCATTAAACCGGATGGCCGTAAATCTGGGATTTTCAATCGGTCCGGCTCTTGGAGGGATTTTATCTGCCATATCTTATGAATTTTTATTCTTCAGTAATGCTTTTGCCGCATTATCAGCTGGTTTAATATACATCTGGTTCTTTGCAAAACGAAACAGACTGGCTAAAGTAAAGGCGAAAAAAGTGAAAGAGGCAATCGTCATCAAAAAAGAAAATTCACCTTACCGCGACGGGAAATTCCTGATCTACTGCTTCCTGTGTATGCTGTTTTCGATCTGCTTTTTCCAGTTATTCAGTACGCTGACAATATTTTATAAAGATACCGCAAGATTAAGTCAGCAGAATATCGGATATATCTTAGGGTACAGCGGTTTTCTGATTGTACTGCTTGAAATGGGCTTTGTGCAGATTGCCGAAAAATACTTCAGCCTGGCGGTAACCATGCTTTTGGGGACCTTCATCTGTGGATTGTCTTATGCCATGCTGGCGTTTGACTACAGTATGATCACCCTGGTGATTTCCATGACGGTACTTTGTATCGGTGAGATCTGGACGTTGCCCTTTATGTCTACCATTACGGCTTTGCGTTCCGGAAAAAATAATAAAGGAGCCTATATGGGACTGAACGGGATTTCGTTTTCTGTTGCATTCATCGTGACACCATACCTGGGAACGATGCTTGCCGAACGGTTTGGCTTCAATGCACTGTGGATCGGAACAGGCATTTTAGCCTCTCTGGTTGCTGTTGCACTCTATTTCACGGTCCCATGGATGCTCGGTGATAAGAAAGACAGAGTATAG
- a CDS encoding TonB-dependent receptor has translation MTKFYYLLSLFSASFFFSQKKDSATLISEVRIDAYKKATPFITSTKSVSVVSENLMNQSTPERMLESVNQIAGARMEERSPGSYRIALRGSTLRSPFGVRNVKVYLDDFILTDASGNTYFNVISPELIEKMEIYKGPESGDFGAVTGGTVLLQTTASDHLSANLSIGSYGTFSQSFNFSKQVGKHFVEVFQNYYRTDSYREQSAVQRKQIFLKDHYQYSEKASLKAMLLYTDLDYETPGGLTLEQMQADRKQARPATAALPGAKEQDAGIRNKMILAGLSHEFKISPEFSHFILVQGSYVDFENPFITNYENRFEKNFALRTHLNYEKNGNGFYLAYRLGFEGGMNDITVKNFDNNKGTEGDPQNFDQLKNVSGFYFLSQKLNIGEKLFTDISVSLNSNSYQWERRYPQVENGDVRFKNQWLPNFGVTYVFGIGFSVRGKIGKGNSAPTNEEIRSSNQEFNTDLSPEYGWNKEIGLRKQFGNFIFLEGSYFDFRMKDAIVRRQNEAGQEYFVNQGETAQKGIEFLVESKKIDLKNRFFSNLKFRFSGSFYHFTFENYRQVDKDFSGNDLTGVPKTSINSLLNFTLFKNMTVDWSHFYVSEMPLNDANTVWSDASFVGNIRFGFPLAFEKTRVNLSLQIQNLYNTDYVSGFDINAFGNRFYNPAAKRNFIFGVKMDF, from the coding sequence ATGACAAAATTTTATTATCTGCTTTCCCTTTTTTCAGCTTCGTTTTTCTTTTCACAAAAGAAGGATTCTGCAACACTCATTTCGGAAGTCCGCATTGATGCCTATAAAAAAGCAACCCCTTTTATAACGTCTACCAAATCTGTTTCTGTGGTTTCAGAAAACCTGATGAACCAGAGTACTCCCGAAAGAATGCTGGAGTCTGTCAATCAGATTGCAGGAGCCAGAATGGAAGAACGGTCTCCAGGAAGCTACAGGATTGCTCTGCGCGGCAGTACCCTGAGGTCACCGTTCGGAGTGCGTAATGTGAAGGTGTATCTGGATGATTTTATTCTGACGGATGCTTCGGGAAACACTTATTTTAACGTGATATCGCCTGAGCTTATTGAAAAAATGGAGATTTATAAGGGTCCGGAAAGCGGCGATTTCGGAGCCGTTACAGGCGGAACAGTGTTGTTACAGACGACAGCATCAGATCATCTGTCGGCCAATCTGTCCATTGGAAGTTACGGAACCTTCAGTCAGAGCTTTAATTTTTCAAAACAGGTCGGAAAGCATTTTGTCGAGGTTTTCCAGAATTATTACCGGACCGATTCTTACAGGGAACAGTCTGCCGTACAGCGGAAACAGATTTTTTTAAAAGATCATTATCAGTATTCGGAAAAAGCATCTTTAAAAGCCATGCTTTTATATACAGATCTGGATTATGAGACTCCCGGTGGATTAACGCTGGAGCAGATGCAGGCCGACCGGAAACAGGCCAGGCCCGCCACTGCCGCACTTCCCGGGGCTAAGGAACAGGATGCGGGAATCCGTAACAAAATGATTTTGGCAGGACTTTCCCATGAATTTAAGATCAGTCCGGAATTCTCTCATTTTATACTTGTTCAGGGATCTTACGTAGATTTTGAAAATCCTTTTATCACCAATTATGAAAATCGGTTTGAAAAGAATTTTGCCCTGAGAACTCATCTTAATTATGAAAAAAACGGGAATGGTTTTTATTTGGCTTACCGGCTGGGCTTTGAAGGCGGAATGAATGATATTACCGTTAAGAATTTTGATAATAACAAAGGAACCGAAGGCGATCCCCAGAATTTTGATCAACTGAAAAACGTATCAGGATTTTATTTTCTGTCACAAAAATTAAATATCGGTGAAAAATTATTTACAGATATTTCAGTAAGCTTAAATTCAAATTCTTATCAGTGGGAACGCCGGTATCCGCAAGTAGAAAATGGAGATGTGAGATTTAAAAACCAGTGGCTTCCCAATTTTGGGGTGACCTATGTTTTCGGAATAGGGTTTTCGGTAAGGGGGAAAATAGGAAAAGGAAATTCAGCTCCGACCAATGAAGAGATCCGTTCCTCCAACCAGGAATTTAATACGGATCTGAGCCCGGAATATGGCTGGAACAAAGAGATCGGATTACGGAAACAGTTTGGGAATTTTATTTTTTTAGAAGGAAGTTACTTTGATTTCAGGATGAAAGATGCGATTGTCAGAAGACAGAATGAAGCGGGACAGGAATACTTTGTCAACCAGGGAGAAACCGCTCAGAAGGGTATCGAATTTCTGGTAGAATCAAAAAAGATAGATCTTAAAAACCGGTTTTTCAGCAATTTAAAATTCAGATTTTCAGGAAGTTTTTACCATTTTACCTTTGAAAACTACCGGCAGGTCGACAAAGATTTTTCAGGAAATGATTTGACTGGAGTCCCGAAAACAAGTATAAACAGTTTACTGAATTTTACTTTATTTAAAAATATGACCGTCGACTGGTCTCACTTTTATGTTTCAGAGATGCCTCTAAATGATGCAAATACTGTTTGGTCGGACGCGAGTTTTGTAGGCAATATCAGGTTCGGATTTCCCTTAGCTTTTGAAAAAACAAGGGTGAATTTATCTTTACAGATCCAGAATTTATACAACACAGACTACGTTTCAGGCTTTGACATCAATGCTTTTGGCAACCGTTTTTATAACCCGGCGGCTAAAAGAAACTTCATCTTTGGCGTAAAAATGGACTTTTAA
- the eptA gene encoding phosphoethanolamine--lipid A transferase EptA produces MSKNNLKLLDFSLLMSVVNFLLFHIPFFSFVFDNVDCKKFNGIVLIISLILVMVIANTFVFYLLCFISRFVGKILLVLTFVINSIAVYFINTYSIIIDESMIGNIINTNYQESSSFFSVKLIMYIIVLGIIPSVYTIKVRILNVPLRNFLITSSCTLSFLVCMAFANAANWLWIDKHSKTLGGLAMPWSYSVNSALFYIHKYKRNEKEILLPDAVMKDNEKTVVVLVIGESARSENFSLYGYSRNTNPLLSKVQNLYSFEATSCGTYTTAGVKCILEHRYTDELYEILPNYLFRHNVDVIWRTTNWGEPPVHIKKYQDKENLESHCKGKDCDYDEILLTDLKEQILKSTKNKVFIVLHTSTSHGPLYSKKYPLRFENFTPVCTSVELGNCSQQELINAYDNTIIYTDYLLYNVIQYLEQLKDYKSTMLFVSDHGESLGEKNLYMHGIPISIAPKQQYEIPFIVWVSEDSKKLKSNNISLSQHHVFHSVMYFLGIQSPIYNEELNIFR; encoded by the coding sequence ATGTCAAAAAATAATTTAAAATTATTAGATTTCTCCCTGTTGATGAGTGTTGTTAATTTCCTGCTCTTTCATATTCCGTTTTTCAGTTTTGTTTTTGATAATGTTGATTGTAAAAAATTCAACGGTATTGTTCTTATCATCAGTTTAATACTTGTGATGGTAATAGCTAACACATTTGTTTTCTATTTACTCTGTTTTATTTCTCGTTTTGTCGGAAAAATATTGCTGGTTTTAACATTTGTCATCAATTCGATTGCTGTTTACTTTATTAATACCTACAGTATTATCATAGACGAGAGCATGATTGGTAATATAATTAATACCAACTATCAAGAGTCGAGCAGTTTCTTTTCTGTAAAATTAATAATGTATATTATTGTACTGGGGATCATTCCCAGTGTGTATACAATTAAAGTCAGAATTTTGAATGTCCCATTACGAAATTTTTTGATTACCTCTTCCTGTACATTGTCATTTCTTGTGTGTATGGCATTCGCCAATGCAGCTAATTGGCTGTGGATCGACAAACACTCTAAAACGTTAGGCGGTCTTGCCATGCCCTGGTCCTATTCAGTAAATTCAGCTCTATTTTATATTCATAAATACAAAAGAAATGAGAAAGAAATTTTACTGCCGGATGCAGTGATGAAGGACAATGAAAAAACAGTGGTCGTTTTGGTAATCGGAGAATCTGCAAGAAGTGAGAACTTTTCTCTATATGGATATAGCAGAAATACCAACCCGCTGCTGTCGAAAGTACAAAATTTATACAGCTTTGAAGCTACTTCGTGTGGTACCTATACTACTGCCGGGGTAAAGTGTATTTTAGAACATCGTTATACAGATGAGCTATATGAAATACTGCCCAATTATTTATTTAGACATAATGTAGATGTGATCTGGCGAACTACCAATTGGGGTGAACCCCCCGTTCATATTAAAAAATACCAGGATAAGGAAAATTTAGAGTCGCACTGTAAAGGTAAAGACTGTGATTATGATGAAATTCTTTTGACCGATCTAAAAGAACAGATACTGAAGAGTACAAAAAATAAGGTATTTATTGTTTTGCATACCAGTACAAGCCACGGCCCCTTATACAGCAAAAAATATCCACTCAGATTTGAAAACTTTACACCAGTCTGCACTAGTGTTGAATTGGGAAATTGTTCCCAGCAGGAACTTATTAATGCGTATGATAATACTATTATCTATACAGATTACCTCCTGTATAATGTCATTCAGTATTTAGAACAATTAAAAGATTATAAGAGTACCATGCTATTTGTATCAGATCATGGAGAATCCCTTGGCGAAAAAAACCTGTATATGCATGGAATACCTATAAGTATTGCCCCAAAACAACAATATGAAATCCCATTCATTGTTTGGGTATCAGAGGATTCAAAAAAGCTAAAATCCAATAATATCTCATTATCTCAACATCATGTATTTCACAGTGTAATGTATTTTTTAGGAATCCAAAGCCCCATTTACAATGAAGAATTAAATATATTCAGATAA
- a CDS encoding phosphatase PAP2 family protein, whose translation MTYTPKIWESLLTASFVSVLFSILSKKYFKVPRPATVFDHKKFVCIGETLSGHNSFPSGHAITVFTTFTVLMLTFMPNKIQYKIIWCCSILLAGFIISFSRVAVGAHYPLDVIFGSIIGYISALSGIFINRKYNIWIWIGNRKYYPVFILLFIVHVMILVIKIINENLIVFYLSLISLLVSLTIITAKYVKK comes from the coding sequence ATGACATATACTCCGAAAATATGGGAGTCTTTATTGACAGCATCATTTGTTTCGGTCCTATTCAGCATTCTATCTAAGAAATATTTTAAAGTGCCTAGACCGGCCACCGTTTTTGATCATAAAAAATTTGTGTGTATAGGAGAGACATTATCTGGACATAACAGTTTTCCTTCCGGACATGCAATAACAGTTTTCACAACATTCACTGTATTGATGCTTACATTTATGCCTAATAAGATACAGTATAAAATAATCTGGTGCTGCAGCATACTGTTGGCAGGCTTCATTATTTCATTTTCAAGGGTAGCAGTAGGTGCTCACTATCCTCTTGATGTGATTTTTGGAAGTATTATCGGATATATCTCAGCTCTTTCCGGTATTTTTATTAACCGAAAATATAATATATGGATATGGATTGGCAACAGGAAATATTATCCTGTTTTTATACTCTTATTCATAGTTCATGTCATGATCCTGGTTATTAAAATTATTAATGAAAATCTAATTGTATTCTATTTATCATTAATAAGCTTACTGGTCTCACTAACAATAATTACTGCTAAATATGTCAAAAAATAA